The proteins below come from a single Carassius carassius chromosome 11, fCarCar2.1, whole genome shotgun sequence genomic window:
- the LOC132152816 gene encoding protein mono-ADP-ribosyltransferase PARP4-like produces MTVFENCTVVLDVKNLPFKEKNKLRLALLENGGNISYVINTACSFVVTSSVNDLSSNRQRSILKLQIPVVGTQYVWSCLDQGHLLPLTEHDLAPQLAYPGSQFLPRSEVKESTHKLEKEKFKGHNELTKTELEILEKGGPRPDRFRVYKEGDHGLPEFPSYFQVAKYSVFERVKPKALSVLELQSAKGRAGQQYRVLCSVLREAETAVVQDKLVFCVTSEDAVEAYLQLMKEMETEGFTKTHTLPPEVERLASYSLQQLLLEEKLNCSTLSQEVGVFVELVWTEALGSLNNILTVPVSRISLNDVSRVEGLLLQAQKTEKEDEVKALLEEVNTLLPLRMIDPPSKHKLVSQKLDLCQLIRDIVNVSEATLGIPSVSSLGKYRALRCSIEVVPPQNPEFHVVSQLLQDRPVQIQQILRVSRGVELQMFREDLGNIKPLLHSTSSSSFVGILSRGLLLPRVGVEQHGIERTDIGNLGGGIYFSDSLKTSVKYSKPSVTDGSRLLLVCEVALGRCKDLLKKDNTLTCAPDGCHSVHGVRRSPSRLSDFEDDEFVVYNTEQIRMKYVVQYSLEGDDLKEFQPHINTQLMQIMDTTADVLSSDDGEGLESTKNPLEEMNAGLLDSSGQKLPLQAVNVKCKLMDLLCQVIIFQTYTNQSAFPIEAKYVFPLEETAVVCGFEAFINGKHVIGKVKEKEQARKEYKQAIEKGHGAYLMDQDAPDVFTISVGNLPPGATVLIKVTFITELLVRSGSIIFSLSGSVAPWQQSAALNQTTQATVEKIGVTELQSEGEFSLSMSIEMPYEIINLSSSHRIKTKRTDCKAVISTLPGQTLGSEGLQVSFSLSNIHMPRMWVENHPDKDSQACMLVFYPDFKSSGVSSSGGLSNVSDVVILLDSSKSMRGDAMLNARRIALQVLKSLDHSLKINIISFSTDYKEAFPAPVPLFEASEAARKFIMSCSGSGGSTDLWRPLRILSLLPPCRGVRNILLLSDGHVQNQPLTLQLVRENSCHTRLFTCGLSLTANRHMLRALAQAGGGTYEFFDTKMKYTWTEKVRAQVERMESPGCRSVAVKWQQFSPTAPRPVQAPSQLHALFSDCHSLVYGFVPHCTQATLFGDLSGQEIKTMVSTTELQKTKGTFLHKLTARAIIRDYEDGILGNSEAEHEGKKAELKSYIIEISKEFSILSQFTSFVAVEERDQNELDTGFTDIPKIVSEEDVDILPYMGWTEEKLKTVQIIGAEDDISMESDRFSSSSTSEEIQFSTCEAVNFDDNDSEDDYESVHFLKGSAYSRALPRSRNLWRRSCFEGSTDTFYPKIKHAITHPYHLSIKNGALTDAPSPFCLQKKSVEPLLMANRPSLTSPSGGAPMSVRLPPPDDSRVTALMHPLHDLLESEAMASYRLDSHIGMTPVGASVDALLPQHQSSFMGFPPPATHLSSARGSATGFMPPTPPICADLPLHLVSQSLMSMTSSPAPPPTLFGPSYCRRGLAADQPTGSAPLSLPHFGGFLQQSYKQSLGFGSSDSGPFGASLSFNIHSAAPLPAPHRPAPSVLFGQPTVPKQAVGMSNVVACGGTTSVLQKTTEPEQYYDFSVSSFGASQQQQQCLVFSAPAKTIPKFRGNMALSFREKRMRRPHTVAWNELFELQHEDGYWECTDRLSSFLNLDVDFFANVFLKEKGICSFGVKAHADILRLVATLLVLQLIRVKKLAVGQLLESLLRLKESQEPRPMYWEAVKRAVDWACQTDRQYPCVCSRLEIGWDWESSTRQLLGCDSPHPYSPLRPVLERRTGVSVM; encoded by the exons ATGACAGTGTTTGAAAACTGTACTGTGGTGTTAGATGTGAAAAATCTGCCTTTTAAAGAGAAGAATAAACTGAGACTAGCTCTTCTGGAGAATGGAGGAAACATCTCATATGTCATCAACACAGCG TGCTCTTTTGTAGTCACTAGCAGTGTGAATGACCTTAGCAGTAACCGGCAGCGCAGCATCCTGAAGCTCCAGATCCCAGTGGTCGGGACGCAGTATGTGTGGAGCTGTCTGGACCAAGGGCATCTCCTGCCTTTGACGGAGCATGATTTGGCCCCACAGCTGGCGTATCCTGGCTCTCAATTCCTTCCCCGTTCAG aGGTAAAAGAGTCGACACACAAACTAGAAAAAGAGAAGTTCAAAGGTCACAATGAACTCACAAAGACTGAGCTTGAGATTCTTGAGAAGGGTGGACCCCGTCCTGACAGGTTCAG AGTTTATAAAGAAGGCGACCATGGCCTGCCTGAATTTCCTTCTTATTTTCAAGTAGCCAAGTATTCGGTTTTTGAGAGG GTCAAACCCAAGGCTTTGTCTGTTTTGGAGCTGCAGAGTGCCAAAGGTCGAGCAGGCCAGCAGTATCGTGTGTTGTGTTCAGTCTTGCGTGAAGCTGAG ACCGCTGTGGTTCAAGACAAGCTTGTGTTCTGCGTGACGTCTGAAGATGCAGTGGAAGCATATCTGCAGCTGATGAAGGAGATGGAGACAGAGGGattcacaaagacacacacacttcCCCCTGAGGTTGAGCGCTTGGCATCCTACAGCCTGCAGCAG CTGCTGTTGGAGGAGAAGCTGAACTGCAGCACATTATCACAGGAAGTTGGTGTCTTCGTGGAGCTGGTTTGGACTGAAGCTCTCGGGTCCCTTAATAACATCCTGACAGTCCCTGTCTCCAGAATCAGCCTCAATGAT GTGAGCAGGGTGGAGGGATTGTTACTGCAGGCACAAAAGACGGAGAAAGAGGATGAAGTCAAAGCCCTGCTGGAGGAGGTCAACACTCTTCTACCCCTCAGAATGATCGACCCTCCTTCCAAACACAAGCTTGTGTCTCAGAAACTAGACCTTTGTCAG CTGATCAGAGATATTGTAAATGTCAGTGAGGCCACTCTGGGAATCCCCTCGGTCTCGTCTCTGGGAAAGTATCGAGCTCTGAGGTGCAGCATTGAGGTTGTTCCACCACAAAACCCTGAGTTTCATGTTGTCTCTCAACTGCTTCAGGACAG GCCTGTTCAGAttcagcagatactgcgtgtcagCAGAGGGGTGGAGCTTCAGATGTTTAGGGAGGATTTAGGCAACATTAAACCCCTCCTCCACTCCACTAGTTCCAGCAGCTTTGTTGGAATACTGTCACG AGGTCTGCTGCTGCCCAGGGTTGGAGTTGAACAGCATGGGATCGAGAGAACGGATATCGGGAATCTTGGAGGAGGAATCTACTTCAGTGACTCTCTGAA GACTAGTGTGAAATACTCCAAGCCCAGTGTAACTGACGGCTCTCGGCTGCTGTTGGTGTGTGAAGTGGCGTTGGGTCGGTGTAAGGACCTGCTGAAGAAAGACAACACTTTGACTTGCGCTCCTGACGGCTGTCACAGTGTACACGGAGTCCGCCGCTCTCCCAGCAGACTCTCTGACTTTGAG GATGATGAGTTTGTCGTCTATAACACAGAGCAGATCAGAATGAAGTATGTGGTCCAGTACAGTCTGGAGGGGGACGATTTAAAAGAGTTCCAGCCTCATATTAACACTCAGCTCATGCAGATCATGGACACAACCGCTGATGTCT TGTCCAGTGATGATGGTGAGGGTTTGGAGTCCACTAAGAATCCTCTAGAGGAGATGAACGCAGGTTTGCTGGACAGCAGTGGTCAGAAACTTCCTCTACAGGCTGTCAATGTGAAGTGCAAGCTGATGGACCTGCTGTGTCAG GTCATCATTTTTCAGACCTACACAAACCAGAGTGCTTTTCCCATTGAAGCTAAGTATGTCTTTCCACTGGAGGAGACGGCAGTAGTGTGTGGATTTGAAGCCTTTATCAATGGAAAACACGTCATTGGAAAG GTAAAGGAAAAAGAGCAGGCTCGTAAGGAGTACAAGCAAGCCATAGAGAAAGGCCATGGAGCCTACCTGATGGACCAGGATGCACCT GATGTATTTACTATCAGTGTGGGGAATCTTCCTCCTGGAGCCACAGTTCTGATCAAAGTGACGTTTATCACTGAGCTGCTGGTCAGATCAGGCTCTATAATCTTCTCACTGTCCGGCAGCGTGGCACCATGGCAACAGAGCGCCGCCCTTAATCAGACAACTCAG GCAACTGTTGAAAAGATTGGTGTGACGGAGCTTCAGTCAGAGGG AGAGTTTTCTCTGTCTATGTCCATTGAAATGCCTTATGAGATCATCAACTTGAGCTCTTCACACCGCATCAAAACCAAG AGGACAGACTGTAAGGCAGTGATCAGCACGTTACCGGGACAGACTCTGGGATCTGAAGGGTTACAAGTGTCCTTCAGTCTTTCTAATATCCACATGCCCAGGATGTGGGTCGAGAACCATCCGGATAAAGATAGTCAG GCCTGCATGCTGGTGTTTTATCCAGACTTTAAGTCAAGTGGGGTGTCCAGCTCTGGAGGTCTGTCCAATGTGAGCGATGTGGTCATTCTACTGGACTCCTCCAAGTCCATGCGGGGAGACGCCATGCTAAACGCCCGCAGGATTGCCCTTCAAGTCCTCAAATCTCTGGATCACTCACTGAAGATCAACATCATCTCTTTCAGCACTG ATTACAAGGAAGCGTTTCCTGCACCAGTGCCTTTATTTGAGGCATCTGAAGCAGCCAGAAAATTTATTATG TCGTGTAGCGGCTCTGGTGGCAGCACTGATCTGTGGCGGCCTCTCCGGATCCTGAGTCTGCTGCCTCCCTGCCGGGGCGTGAGGAACATCCTGCTGCTCTCTGATGGACATGTCCAGAACCAGCCTCTGACCCTACAGCTGGTCCGGGAAAACTCCTGCCACACGCGCCTCTTCACCTGCGGACTCAG CTTGACAGCTAATCGTCATATGCTCAGAGCTTTGGCTCAGGCAGGTGGAGGAACATATGAATTTTTTGACACAAAGATGAAATACACTTGGACAGAGAAG GTGCGTGCTCAGGTCGAGCGTATGGAGTCTCCAGGCTGCAGATCAGTGGCAGTGAAGTGGCAGCAGTTTAGTCCCACAGCGCCCCGTCCTGTTCAAGCCCCTTCACAGCTTCACGCCCTCTTCAGTGACTGTCACTCTCTGGTGTACGGCTTTGTGCCACACTGCACTCAG GCCACACTGTTTGGTGATTTGAGTGGACAAGAGATCAAAACCATGGTTTCCACTACAGAACTACAAAAGACAAAAGGAACT ttCCTTCACAAGTTAACAGCAAGAGCGATCATCAGAGACTATGAAGATGGCATTCTAGGCAACAGTGAGGCAGAACACGAG GGGAAGAAAGCAGAGCTGAAGTCCTACATCATTGAGATCAGTAAAGAGTTCTCCATCTTGTCCCAGTTCACAAGTTTTGTCGCCGTTGAAGAGAGG GACCAGAATGAGCTTGACACTGGATTCACAGATATTCCTAAAATTGTATCAGAAGAGGATGTGGATATTTTACCATATATGGGCTGGACTGAAGAGAAGCTGAAGACTGTGCAAATCATTGGTGCTGAAGATGACATATCG atgGAATCAGATCGATTCAGCAGTAGCTCCACATCTGAAGAAATCCAGTTTTCTACTTGTGAAGCAGTCAACTTTGATGATAATGATTCAGAGGATGACTATGAAtctgttcattttttaaaaggATCAGCATATAGCCGTGCTCTTCCTCGCTCCAGAAACCTCTGGCGTCGTTCATGTTTTGAAGGTAGCACTGACACTTTCTATCCGAAAATTAAACATGCTATAACACATCCTTATCACCTTTCCATCAAGAATGGTGCATTAACGGATGCTCCCAGTCCCTTTTGTCTACAGAAAAAGTCAGTAGAACCTCTCCTCATGGCTAACAGACCTTCTCTCACTTCTCCTTCTGGTGGTGCCCCCATGAGTGTCAGACTTCCCCCCCCAGATGACTCCCGGGTTACAGCCTTGATGCATCCTCTCCATGATCTCCTTGAATCTGAGGCAATGGCATCTTACAGACTTGATTCCCATATAGGCATGACTCCCGTAGGTGCCTCAGTGGATGCACTTCTTCCTCAACACCAATCTTCCTTCATGGGTTTCCCTCCCCCTGCCACTCACCTTTCCTCTGCCAGAGGGTCCGCCACTGGATTTATGCCACCAACTCCTCCTATCTGTGCAGATCTTCCTCTTCATCTTGTATCTCAGTCATTGATGTCCATGACTTCCAGCCCTGCTCCTCCTCCTACTCTTTTTGGCCCATCTTATTGCAGGAGGGGCTTGGCTGCTGATCAACCCACAGGGTCTGCaccactctctctccctcactttgGTGGTTTCCTCCAACAATCCTACAAACAGTCTTTGGGTTTTGGTTCCTCAGACTCTGGACCCTTTGGAGCATCTCTGTCATTTA ATATACACAGTGCCGCTCCTCTCCCAGCTCCCCATCGTCCTGCTCCCTCTGTTCTCTTTGGTCAACCTACAGTTCCCAAGCAAGCTGTTGGAATGTCAAATGTGGTTGCATGTGGTGGCACTACTAGTGTCCTGCAAAAGACAACTGAGCCTGAACAGTATTATGATTTCTCAGTCTCTAGCTTTGGAGCATctcagcaacaacaacaatgccTTGTGTTTTCTGCACCTG CTAAAACCATTCCTAAGTTTAGAGGGAACATGGCTCTGTCATTTCGGGAAAAACGAATGAGAAGACCTCACACAGTAGCCTGGAATGAGCTGTTTGAACTTCAGCATGAG GATGGATACTGGGAGTGCACTGACAGGCTGAGCAGCTTCCTCAACCTGGACGTTGACTTTTTTGCCAATGTCTTCCTTAAGGAGAAAGGCATCTGCTcttttg GTGTGAAGGCTCATGCTGACATTCTGAGGCTGGTGGCGACTCTGCTGGTGCTGCAGCTGATCCGGGTGAAGAAGCTGGCAGTGGGACAGCTGCTCGAGTCTCTCCTCCGGCTGAAAGAGTCCCAGGAGCCCAG ACCGATGTACTGGGAAGCAGTGAAGAGGGCCGTGGACTGGGcctgccagacagacagacagtatcCGTGTGTGTGCAGCAGGCTGGAGATCGGCTGGGATTGGGAATCATCTACACGTCAACTACTGGGCTGTGATTCTCCACACCCATATTCCCCACTCAGACCTGTTCTGGAGAGACGTACAGGTGTATCAGTCATGTAG